In one window of Miscanthus floridulus cultivar M001 chromosome 12, ASM1932011v1, whole genome shotgun sequence DNA:
- the LOC136497275 gene encoding uncharacterized protein, translating to MADRSNCFRVVEESTLAAQGHKGFEPKMNEANGDPREVNRVCNDQDKANGESMGFREKLTMYFGDFLPGNMVDELCKLVQENSYGKCSFCLLPTESLILNVLQILLDAAQNANEVKEKNVVPQLSSKQQSQ from the exons ATGGCTGATAGGAGCAATTGTTTCCGTGTAGTTGAGGAAAGTACTCTAGCAGCGCAAGGTCACAAAGGTTTTGAACCT AAAATGAATGAGGCCAATGGAGACCCCCGAGAAGTTAATCGAGTTTGTAATGATCAAGATAAG GCTAATGGTGAATCAATGGGATTCAGGGAGAAGCTTACTATGTATTTTGGTGATTTTTTGCCTGGAAAT aTGGTTGATGAGTTATGCAAGCTTGTTCAGGAGAATTCATATGGGAAGTGCAGTTTCTGTTTGTTGCCCACTGAGAGTCTAATTCTCAATGTTCTTCAGATTCTCTTAGATGCTGCACAGAACGCCAATGAGGTGAAAGAGAAAAACGTTGTCCCCCAGCTTTCCTCAAAACAGCAGAGTCAATGA
- the LOC136497284 gene encoding uncharacterized protein — protein sequence MQGSYTSLLLGPQIFQIALHDMRNIPERENNSNYSTLGYEEYEDYQIRDWDQDYLSKHEEEHWQTRDLQRYGNSRNRRTYKSNGRRIVKYSFRTDRNKCRISKKSTCHN from the exons ATGCAGGGATCATACACAAGTTTGCTGTTGGGTCCGCAGATTTTTCAG ATAGCTCTACATGACATGAGAAACATTCCTGAAAGGGAGAACAATTCCAATTACTCAACATTGGGATATGAG GAATACGAGGACTACCAGATCAGGGACTGGGATCAGGATTACTTATCAAAGCATGAAGAGGAGCACTGGCAAACTAGGGATcttcaaagatatggaaattcaAGAAATAGAAGAACCTACAAGAGTAATGGAAGAAGGATTGTCAAATACAGTTTTAGAACTGAcagaaacaaatgcagaattagcAAGAAATCAACTTGTCACAACTGA
- the LOC136497282 gene encoding uncharacterized protein isoform X1 — translation MISIESAIFLDHQSFLNTNVLNLFFLVFLYHHQGSYSIVKSKMSDVVTRDISKFVYANRPMSKYVFEVFDLEVDPQSRLIVVPRVSAFSAVTSQDKVTSVARAYKQLIHHTFVPTLKFCYDEADRTVYCLAANDQVAETYCAYSVRVGEVNVTFCKVSSIVMRKNSVRAYFDVDITVKGNCSGAILENEVVSMFIFENLDLVPRDQSSVIAVKDLDTKDKVTLVARLVKQSRGPSFVPKYNYALDSGNQIVYVLVADAEDAESMTCRSFQVDGKHVCFSRVLKMEKRAKDDDFYQSVYCTQIWPMRQYHFQ, via the exons ATGATTAGTATTGAGTCTGCTATATTTTTGGATCATCAGAGTTTCTTGAACACTAATGTTCTAAACTtattttttctagtttttttgtaTCATCATCAGGGAAGCTACTCCATCGTGAAGAGCAAG ATGTCTGATGTTGTTACTCGGGATATTTCAAAGTTCGTTTATGCGAACAGGCCTATGTCCAAGTATGTTTTCGAGGTGTTTGATCTTGAAGTTGATCCACAGAGCCGTTTGATTGTTGTTCCAAGGGTGAGTGCATTTAGTGCAGTTACATCTCAAGATAAAGTGACCAGTGTTGCACGTGCTTATAAACAACTTATCCATCATACTTTTGTCCCGACGTTGAAATTCTGTTATGATGAGGCCGATAGGACAGTGTATTGCCTCGCTGCTAATGATCAAGTCGCCGAAACCTATTGTGCTTACTCTGTTCGAGTTGGTGAAGTTAATGTCACATTTTGTAAAGTTAGTAGTATTGTGATGAGGAAGAATTCAGTTAGAGCATACTTTGATGTTGATATCACTGTTAAG GGAAATTGTTCTGGTGCTATTCTTGAAAACGAAGTTGTCTCCATGTTTATTTTTGAGAACCTAGACTTAGTTCCTCGAGACCAATCCAGTGTCATTGCTGTGAAAGATTTGGACACCAAAGATAAGGTGACGCTAGTTGCTAGGCTTGTCAAGCAAAGCCGTGGGCCTTCGTTTGTTCCTAAGTACAATTATGCTTTGGATTCAGGGAACCAAATTGTTTATGTGCTAGTCGCTGACGCTGAAGATGCTGAATCTATGACTTGCCGTTCTTTTCAAGTGGATGGTAAACATGTGTGTTTTTCTCGTGTGCTTAAGATGGAAAAGCGAGCTAAGGATGATGATTTCTACCAGTCTGTTTATTGCACTCAGATTTGGCCTATGCGACAATATCATTTTCAGTAA
- the LOC136497282 gene encoding uncharacterized protein isoform X2, with translation MISIESAIFLDHQSFLNTNVLNLFFLVFLYHHQGSYSIVKSKMSDVVTRDISKFVYANRPMSKYVFEVFDLEVDPQSRLIVVPRVSAFSAVTSQDKVTSVARAYKQLIHHTFVPTLKFCYDEADRTVYCLAANDQVAETYCAYSVRVGEVNVTFCKVSSIVMRKNSVRAYFDVDITVKGNCSGAILENEVVSMFIFENLDLVPRDQSSVIAVKDLDTKDKGTKLFMC, from the exons ATGATTAGTATTGAGTCTGCTATATTTTTGGATCATCAGAGTTTCTTGAACACTAATGTTCTAAACTtattttttctagtttttttgtaTCATCATCAGGGAAGCTACTCCATCGTGAAGAGCAAG ATGTCTGATGTTGTTACTCGGGATATTTCAAAGTTCGTTTATGCGAACAGGCCTATGTCCAAGTATGTTTTCGAGGTGTTTGATCTTGAAGTTGATCCACAGAGCCGTTTGATTGTTGTTCCAAGGGTGAGTGCATTTAGTGCAGTTACATCTCAAGATAAAGTGACCAGTGTTGCACGTGCTTATAAACAACTTATCCATCATACTTTTGTCCCGACGTTGAAATTCTGTTATGATGAGGCCGATAGGACAGTGTATTGCCTCGCTGCTAATGATCAAGTCGCCGAAACCTATTGTGCTTACTCTGTTCGAGTTGGTGAAGTTAATGTCACATTTTGTAAAGTTAGTAGTATTGTGATGAGGAAGAATTCAGTTAGAGCATACTTTGATGTTGATATCACTGTTAAG GGAAATTGTTCTGGTGCTATTCTTGAAAACGAAGTTGTCTCCATGTTTATTTTTGAGAACCTAGACTTAGTTCCTCGAGACCAATCCAGTGTCATTGCTGTGAAAGATTTGGACACCAAAGATAAG GGAACCAAATTGTTTATGTGCTAG
- the LOC136497283 gene encoding uncharacterized protein, translating into MGRPRMLGGAGGSIDPIAEEPHHHARSPADGGLGLGPDPAALACAISAEAYAVLAVMQRGLRHPRATAADDAMAEHPLVASLHALRRGARPPRPRSGTSMSAPQSTPASASSTRPRPRASSCSGSRATRCTSSSAASSRASQRYAVLMELTLLSNQRWVAWM; encoded by the exons ATGGGTCGCCCCAGGATgctcggcggcgccggcggcagcaTCGACCCCATCGCCGAGGAGCCCCACCACCACGCGCGCTCCCCCGCCGacggcggcctcggcctcgggcCCGACCCGGCGGCCCTTGCCTGCGCGATCTCGGCCGAGGCCTACGCCGTGCTCGCCGTCATGCAGCGTGGGCTCCGGCACCCGCGCGCCACGGCGGCCGACGACGCCATGGCGGAGCATCCGCTGGTCGCCTCCCTCCACGCGCTCCGGCGAGGAGCacgcccgccgcgcccgcgctcgGGGACCAGCATGTCTGCACCGCAGTCAACACCTGCTTCCGCGTCGTCCACCAGGCCGCGGCCAAGAGCGAGCTCCTGCAGCGGTTCTCGCGCCACGCGATGCACGAGCTCATCCGCTGCGTCTTCGCGCGCCTCCCAAAGATACGCAGTGCTGATGGAGTTGACGCTGCTGTCAAACCAGAG ATGGGTGGCATGGATGTGA
- the LOC136496970 gene encoding large ribosomal subunit protein uL11z-like produces the protein MPPKLDPSQVVEVFVRVTGGEVGAASSLAPKIGPLGLSPKKIGEDIAKETAKDWKGLRVTVKLTVQNRQAKVSVVPSAAALVIKALKEPERDRKKVKNIKHSGNVSLDDVVEIAKTMRPRSMAKEMAGTVKEILGTCVSVGCTVDGKDPKDLQQEIDDGEVEIPSA, from the coding sequence ATGCCGCCCAAGTTGGACCCATCTCAGGTGGTGGAGGTCTTCGTCCGCGTGACGGGAGGCGAGGTGGGCGCGGCGTCGTCGCTGGCTCCCAAGATCGGCCCGCTCGGTCTCTCCCCGAAGAAGATCGGTGAGGACATCGCCAAGGAGACCGCCAAGGACTGGAAGGGCCTCCGCGTCACCGTCAAGCTCACCGTGCAGAACCGGCAGGCCAAGGTCTCCGTCGTGCCCTCCGCCGCGGCGCTCGTCATCAAGGCGCTCAAGGAGCCCGAGAGGGACAGGAAGAAGGTCAAGAACATCAAGCACAGCGGCAACGTTAGCCTCGACGACGTCGTCGAGATCGCCAAGACCATGCGGCCCAGGTCCATGGCCAAGGAGATGGCCGGGACTGTTAAGGAGATCTTGGGGACCTGCGTCAGCGTTGGGTGCACTGTCGATGGGAAGGACCCCAAGGACCTGCAGCAGGAGATCGATGATGGTGAGGTCGAGATCCCCTCCGCTTAA